AAGAGAAACAAGGCTAACTCAGTTTCCACTGGCAGCCTGTCTACTGAGACAAGCTTGAAGAAGGCTATATATGATGCTGCCGAAGTGGGTCTGAAGTATATCTGGGTGTcggttttctttctatttttctttgatgtttttaTTGGCATGAATATTTATTCAACACTATTCAATACTTTGAATATAACTGTTGTTATTTACATGCTATTGTTAACTGCCtttaaagaagggaagggtatacactgaatataaaaataaatcacgTTTGAGTAAGCAAGTATACCCACAGGAGAAGATAACTGTGCTAGAACAAGTAGAAGGCAGTAGGAACTGAGGGCTACCTAAAATGAAATTAATGCAGTAAACCAAGCAACAGCCTTGAGTGTGCATAGTTTTtaaatgataggaccttttgcagggcattaattcatagggtcattgTAAGTCTGTTGCAACCTGACAACATATAACAGCAAGCAAGTGTTAAGATAGCTGTGGCACAGACCAACCGCTTTCAAGTTATCCCTATTATACTACACCCACTATAGCTGGAGGGAAAATACTCCTCACCTTCATGTGGGCCTCTGTTGCCATTATATTGGCCTTCCAGGAAACGAAATTCATCCTGGGAGTGGCAAAGGCCCATGGGATCGGTTgtagtgggtttttcgggctctttggccgtgttctgaaggttattcttcctaacatttcaccagtctctgtggccggcatcttcagaggacagagtgctgtcctctgaagatgctggccacagagactggcaaaacagagagcccaaaaaaacccacaacaaccattagatcccggccgtgaaaaccttcgcccATGGGATTGGTAGCCTATGAGCTATGAAACCTTTTAGAGGAAGGCTCTCAAAAGAACTACCCATAGGATGATACTGTACCTTGAGTCTGTCCTGAATCCTTGCCAGGCACCACAACCAGGAATAGTTTATCTTCTTGAAAGGCCCATACAATACAATGGCGATGGAGGCCCCCACACAGGTGAGAAAAGCTCCTCTTCAAACTACTTCTGTTTTTGGGCTGCATCTCCCAGGATTCTGCCTGCAGGGAATTCCAAGCaaactctgggagttgcagccgaAAAGAACTGAAATCCCCACGCTTCCTTAAAGAGGGCCTTAATTTCACTGTGTATCTGCAAAACACATTTATAGCTATTTGATGCTACTGTAATTGACACGGCTTCATCCGATGACATCCTGGGATTTGCCATTTGGTGAAGTACTTAGAATTCACCACTAGAGAGCTTTAGTGCACTCCCCTGGACCACAGCAGAGAACTCTAAATACCtgtccaaaattttaaaaatcccaaaatttCATAGAGTGGAACAATGGCAGCTAAAATGGGTATTAAACTCCTATAACTGCACAGTATAGGTACATGAGCAGTCTGGATAGCTTGGTGAAGTAGGTACCTGGGCTATGAAGATGGAGgccaggagttcagttcccaactGTGCCTTGTCAAGGAGCCAACCTCTGtagctttgagcaagctgcacagttccagggcagcCCAGGAAGAAGTGACAGGTAAATCACTTTCCCTCAAAGACTAGGGCTGCCTGAGCATGAtctttttagatagattgttatgcatcactgctttgactgtgtctttagtattgcttgtgtttcccatttctaagaggggtattttgcttcttttaaatatGTCcatagtgtttttagctttaaacattgtcttttaatgatgtacatcATCTGTGTATACAGTACTCAttctcttaggcatccttcagtctcgagagactatggtaatgtgctctgtatcgaggacttggaacagcctctagtgtggctgagaaggctgatttgagagtgacaatcccttccacaatgaagacaaatacaatctgtcccctgtccagctccctggttttgcttgtttcgggactgcctctttgccttggcctgctggagaagggtctcttcaaattgggagaggccatgatacacctcctgccttgggtccttttctaagaagaaaggtggggtaattttaaaataaataaataaataaatgctctctacctagaaaatcctggaaaggattgtcataagtcagaattgacttaataacATGTAAATATATTGTTATAGAATATAACATTAATTATATCATAATAGAGTTTAACATGTAGGGTGGCACACAAAACCACAACACCCCTGAAAATCCTACCAGTTAGCAACTATTTAAATGATTTCCAATTTAGGAAGTGAAGAGGACCTGTGGTCAATTATCTGAAATAAGGAAACTGGTAGCAGAGTgactacaaaacaaaaacaaacaaaatgaaacaaaatgcttgCCAGGGGGCACAACTAGAAAGGGTGGTAAACCAGACACAGATGGCTCTCTTATAGACAGCTATTTCAGCAGACATCATGACCACAAGATGTGTATTAACAATCCTCAGAGGCAACCTTATTAGGCCTTTattaggagcaattgtgtctacTCAGCAAGTTCATTTTCAGGTTTAAGGATAACCAAAGAAGATGATGGTTTAGCATCACTGACAGAgccagttaaaggtaaaggttccccttgacgtttacagtagtccagtcgtgtctgactctagggtgcagtgctcaaccccgtctccaagctgtagacccagtgtttgtctgaagacagtttccgtggtcacgtggccagtgcgactagacacggaacgccgttactttcccactgtggtggtacctatttatctatttgcatttttacatgctttggaactgctaggttggcgggagctgggacaagcgatgggagctcactccgtcgtgtggattccatcttacaactgcaggtcttctgaccctgcagcacagaggcttctgcggtttaacccgcagcgacACCATGTCCCTGTTGACAGAGCCAGTTACTGTATTGTTAATACCTAGAAgtgaatatttattattataatcaGCATTgtaacctttaaaataaaaaagtgccAGAGCTATAAACTATGGGATAACAGTATTCTCTGACTTCAGAAGCCTTCCTTTTGTACTCAGTTGTATCGGAGGGGGGGATCACAGTAGTACTGTACTATTAGCGAATGACAGCCATTTGACACAAGACTCGATGCACGCTTTTCTTTTGAGTTCTTGTGTCTCAGGACTGGAGTATCCTAAGGAGGGTTCCATTCGGGCAAACAGGGCGGTGTCCGGCACCCCCGCCCCTCTCGGGTTACCCCGTCCCTGCCTACCTCCATACCAGGGCAGAGGGCACGTAGGCGCATCCCCTGTTTAACTACCAGACTGAATGGGACTTtgcaagagggaggagggagggaaggaaaaacgAAATAATAAGGGAAAGCACCTGAGCTTATTGCCCAGCTCGGAAACCAGGTGTCGAGGGAAGCCGTGTTTCTAACTTGGGGACAACTGCAGttgcaaagtgggggggggggggaatgacttgGGTGGGGCAGAGGGAGGGGCAGAGAGTCTGCGCGCCCAGCGTGCGTGTCCGGGACGAGCCATTTTGGTCCCTGGTTCTGCCCGCCACTCTCGGCTCCAGCCACTGCTGGCTGCCGTGCCTTCTGCCCCGCCACCCAGAATGGGCACCAGCCCGCACTATCCCCGGGTAAGTTCCCATCACCCATCGTGAACCTGACTGGTGGCCCAGGTGGATCTTAACTCTCAAGAGTCTTTACTGCTTTGCATGGATACAGACGACTGGCAAAGGAAATGCCTCCACAGCTGCCTTTACCAGAAGGAGGGCTTTTGGTCCCGAGTACTGTTCTTAAAGCCCAGCGTACATTGGGTTTCAAAACGGATTTCAGAATTTTCCTTGTGAAATCGGTCCCGGGATAGACTATGTCCCCTTGGATACCTCGTAAATAGCATCCAAACCATTTCGCATAGATCCGGTTTATGGTTTCTAGGTTAGAAAGTGTGAATTCTTTCCAAACTACTTTTGAGccgcccctccccctcttttttgcttTGAAGTCACCGGGCTGGAAAAACGCCCAGCGGCCCCGATATCTCCGCGCgagccctccctcgcctccctccTATCTCTTTTGGCCACGAGCTGAGCGTAACTTATCTTGTTTGTGTGCCTCTTAGTACCTCCAGATGGCCAAATAAGAATGGAAGATAAACATGCGGGAAGACACTAGCAGGGGTTAAgccaaaaagaggggagggggggagcaaagTGCCGCCGAGTGGGAGGAGCTAACGAGGGCCCGGGGCCCCGCCTCCCCGCTTGGCGCCTGCATAAAAGCCCGCCGCCGCTTCCTCCACGTTGCATCTCAGGCGCGGCGCTGGAAGGGGGCAGCTCGAGGCGGGCGCTTTGCACCACGACCGGAGCGATGGGGACCGCCCTGACTACGCGGCTCGGCTTGGGGCTTCTGCTCTTGGCCCTGCTTTTACCCACGCAGGTGAGCCTTCGAGGCGCGGCGCCCTCCTGCTCCCACCCCTCGCGAAAGGCTGGAGGCGGGTGGGAAGCGGAGGGTTATTCCCTTCCACCTGGTCCCTCGGTGCCTTCCTGTGGGGCTCACGAGTTCCCCGGCGGGGAGTGAGGCGGTGCCTGAAGGACGGGGCGCCCCGAGGCGGGGAAGCGGGCAGGGGACACCCCCCCGATGTTCTTTTCGACGGCTGCGGCTGCAGCGCGCATAGCACGCGGGTCGCCCTGTTAGGCGGTTGCGGGGAGAggcggggacgggggggggggggtcgctttGTGGTGCCCTCAAGACCGGCAAGTCTTTTTTGCATCAGGGACAAAGAGTGCCGTCGGAGAACTGGAAGGTGAACCGGCGTTCGCGCAAAAAGATCCTGCCAGTCAAAGatgcgaaggggggggggagcccgtAAAGTCGCCACGTCTCCATCGGTCCTTCTTACCTCccgattttatttatttatttatttatttattgctgatACCTAGCcgtctactcttttttttttgtctgttttcgaGGGAGGAGTGCTTCATGTTAACGAGTAACCCCTGGGTACGTTTTTTGGTATCTAAAAGGCTGTGAGAGAGTTGGGCGTGTCACTGGCCCCCAGCAGGATTTTATTTAAGTTAGGGGTCTGGGAGCTTCGTGTACAAAGAGACCCTAACCCTGTTCCTATAGTAGGGGACTTCAGCGAACTTAAAAATAACGGAAGCCTCCGAGTTGCCTTATAATAACTCGCTAAAAGCGTTGAACCGCAGCAAACTTTCATCTGCGGCATTGTATCTTGGTACTGCTGAAGCAGCCCCAGCCAGACAAAAAACGGGAGCCAACGGTAATGACCAGCCGTTTCTCTGACTCGGGGTTGGTTTCCAAATGGATCTGAAGTGGCTGATTGTAAGGGAGCCGCTTAGTAAGACGAACGAAGGAGGATCGCAGATTCTCTTAGATTCGAATCTTTTTCGTTCACTTGAAAGAGGCAGAACGCCTCGGCTTTCTTTGGAAACGGGCAGAGATGGTGGGTGACCTGTAGAAGGTTGGGGGTCCCACCCCCTTCTTTATCTCCTCGCTCTTCTCTTTGCCTAAATGTAGAAAACCGGGGACATTTTAAACTCGGGGCGCCCCTTTCATATTTATTCACATGCCTCAATGCTTTCCGTGAAACATGCTGTCTGGTAAGCCCTAAGGTATAAGTTTGGCTAGTTTATTTTTGGAAAACTGCCTGCCACTGCTTTGAGAAGCTTAAAGGCTCCGAACTTCAGTTTAAATATACCAATCAAATAAGTAAAAACTCTGAAAGCTTGATGGTGAAAAGAAACCAAACTTCTCTATTTGGTGAAGTGTTCAAATACTAGAAAGTTAGTGACACATAGTTTTATTTCCTGAGGCCCTTTGAAAACCTCTTTGACTTTGAATTAAAAAGTGTTGGTAACAAAGTTTTATTTCAGCAGACTCTCTCTTTATTTAGGGTGTGCTTTTGTCTCCTGCATCTATAACTTGCTTCATTAAATAGATAAGAGCGGTGATCAGGACTTCATACAGCCAGCATGTTTctgccccacccccaacccctggCTTCGAGGGAGATAAATTTGAGGTGATCTGAGAGGACTTTGATAAAGGACTATTCTGTCCCACAAGGAGTAGAGTCGGGATAGTGCAAGCCCTACTAACAGTAATTGAAgaaggagattttggaagcaaGCTTGTGTTTCCTCTTTGAAACTCTCTTTAGATACCAAACATACCACCAGAAAGCTTTATAGTGGGATCCAAATCTTCAGAAATTCCtgataaggtttttttttctctcaggaCAAAAGGAATGTTCAGATGGTGGATCTGATGCCATATAGGAGACCAAGGTGGTTTCTAGAGGTTACTATATTCTTTACATGCCACGTAGACTAATGGTACAGAAGCTAAAGCCAACAGATGGGCAGGTCTTGGCAGAGCCCTGTATTCTTGTTGGGATGGCACTAAAATGGAATGGTTCAGAGGAGCCTTGAAAATATGTATTGCCTGAAGGCTGCAACCTAAAAAAAAGCCCTCTCAGACAGCTAGTGActaaagggaaagcctgcctgaagagagaaaTTGCACTGAATTTCAGATTATTTAAAATGGCCATGAAAGCAACTAAAATCTGCACAAAACACAGCCTGATTCCCTTTGAATGGAAAATAGAGGGGTCTTTTTCCTGTGCATCAGAGGGTCTTGTGGCATTGGAAAGACTAACGGCACCTTTTGAAGATGCTATAGGACTCTTTTTGCTGCAACATTCTTTAATTTGGCTAtccttttggcattttttttcctgcggTAGATATAGGCAAGAAGCTGTGGTCATCCTGTAAGTGggtttatttttctatttctgtgcTTTCTTAGTTACAAATTTCACTGAAAGTAATCGGGGTGTCCCTAACAGAGAGGGCGGGGTGAAACTGATTAGCACTTATATTAGTTTGtaggcttagtaacatgcttatgaCAATTATTTGTTATTTCTTATTATAATGCACCGCATAAATTTGCATGGATATTCTCACCTAGGGACAAATTTCCCATGCCCCCCCGGGTGTTAAACATATCTAGTACTCCATATACAGCTTGATTGTGGCAGCATAAGTTTCTCTTGAGCAACTTAAATTTAGGTTGCAGGAGGACAGGGTGTCTGCGATCTGTCACTGTACTTACCATTTACTACAAAGGGACTTCAGGAAATGTACAGTGCTCTTAAACTGCAAACAGACAATAAGTTTGTTCTCTGAGCTGAGCTCCAAGAGCCGTCTTGAAAAGGCTGGATGTGCTCTTCCCACCTGTGCTACCGGCAGAACAGGTTTTTGTGCTGGAGCCCTGGGTCTTTTGTTAGGGGGAACGTTGGGCAGACAGTGACAGAGACAAAAGGCACCTACGTGTGCCACGGAAAGCAAAGCTTCTTCCAGATACATTAAACTCCCAAAGACTATCCGCTGGTCCTTGGCCCTAGTTGGCATGCAAGAGAATGTAAACTGACCCattatctcccatcttgtagcTGTTTGATCACTTGTTAATAGAGTGCTAGACTTTCCAcatcatggtttttaaaaactatttcacCTTGGCAAAATAGCAATGGAAGGTAGCATATAATAGTAATAACCACTGGAAATAAAGAGCAAAATAAACTTAAAATAGAAacatcagcactttgaactgaACTGGGGAAATCGGCTAGTTCCCGGTAGACCTGACATGGTCAGAGCCATGATTGACTTTTCTTGGTTTTCATGTACCAGACTAGGAAACCTAGTGACATATTAAGTGGCAGCATCTGCGTGCAAAACCACATCAAAATGTTCCGTCAGTATTATAACTTAATTTGACCAAAGAGAAAGAGATGTtgtggaaagaaagggaaatataGATTACGTTCCCCATAAAGGGTGAGCATTGACAACCTATTAAATTCACCTCTGTAGGGATTAAAGGTATATTGGTTTGATGCTAAATTTGAGTGCTATCAAAGAAATctaacataattaaaaagaaaagtgggggaggagTAGAACCTGCTTCAgaggttctgggatttttctaGTGAGAGAGAGGGGATGGAAGACACTCTTGGTTCAGTTTAAACTCTGTTCTCTGAATTTTTTTGATGAGACAGTAAACTCCTTGGTTGTATTAGAATGATATGGAGGAGGTACTGTAGtgaaattttaaattaaacagcTAGTGGCAAGTGATATCTTTAGACTGCATGCATCTCATTCTGATGGATGACTTGACTCGTCTCCAGCGTATCTGTTGCTTGAGTAACATTCTTGTATTATGGCTTGCATTCCTGACATGCATGTGCCTGTTTACCTCAGAGTAAGTTCCACTTAGACTTGCTTCTGAGGAGATAAACCATAAGAATATGCTGGGTAGGGACTGGAGAAGCAATGCGACTATTAATTGCCTAAACAGAGGGTAAATAGATGACAGAGGAGTTACTTACCTCTTTAGATGACTGTTTTTAAGTGTATGTGAGAATGAGACAGATATATAAAAAAGGTTACAGTGCAAACAATACAAAATGGAGGTCATTGAAAAGATACTAACTACTGGTCTTATCATTTTTCCCCTTTGATGCATATAGACAAGTCAGAATACAACAACTGCAGCCCCTACGCTGAAAGATAATTCAAGTTCGACCTCTTTGCCGCTTACCACATTGAACATTACCACCTCCACCAAGGCACATGGAAACTCCCTTCAGTCAACTGCTGgtctcttcattttctccatctctcttctGTATATTTGTTAAGAAACCCTGGCTGGGGAGCTACCACCATTCCCTGTATAGTCCCCTGAATCATTTCAGATGCCTGATTCTCCAAATCTCAGCACGAGAGAGAACCACTGAATGCCTGCATCATGCCAGCGCAGCTCACGCCACAGTTTTATGACTGGCAGCAATCTGGCCAACAATCTACTTCTGAGATTTATCTGATGATCCAAAGCCGCCTTCTCTGAAAACCAGTTTGCCCCTCAAGAACCAGAAGGTAGCAAGCTAGCTCTGGTATTCAAATGGCTGGAACTGGAAATACAAGCCAAAAAGTTCATCTTGACTAGCCTTGGATAATGTCTACCATGAAAAAACAAAGCTATGCAAAATGAGGACTTTAATTGGCATGAAAAAACGAAGCTTGACCTCTAAAACTATTAGAAATTGCAAATGAGACTGAAATGATTTCTGCTCAGTTATTGATAGAAGGATGCATCCAGTGCAAATAGTTCTGTCCAAAATTTTCACTTTGGGATTTCCAAGAAGCTTAAATTgaacagtttttttaattaaaaaatgtgTGGCTGTTCATGTGTGGCTCTTAAGTAAGCCTGTGCAGTTTAAAATCTATTGGGAGTCTTAACTTTTACTGTGGTATTGCAgattttccattttatttaagTTTTATTAAGTGAGCCATATGTGCCAGCGAGACAGAGCATTTGAAAGGCATTGCAAGATCGGTTTCAAATAAGACAGAACCAAGATGGCAAGCATTACCATGAAAGCTTACAATTTTCCCCCAGTATCATATCCACCTCCCTGAATAAGTCTCAGGAGTAATTTTCAAATGTCAGTCCTTATTTGGTGCAGTTTGTAAACCATATCTCTTACTACAACGGATCATATTTTGACAGactaacagcaacaaaaacctaaGTGGCTCAGTGTTGATTTGTTCAGAATCCTGAATATTGATTGAAACTGGTGAATTTGCTCGCATAGTCCCAGAACTAAATGTTTCATATTATTTTGGAATAAAGCTGGTGCTGTGATGCAGGTTCAGCTatctaaatgcttgggttttcagaaataaatatgaAGAGGCTTGAGAATACTACACATGTCCCTAAAAAGTCAAGTCCAGTTATCATGTGATTGTAGCTTTGAAACAACTCTTTGACTTGTTCAGTTACCCAAAACCTAACACATGCATTGCAATTATCGAACACCTGTATGGTAAAAGCTGTAAAATACTAAAGTGGGATACCTGTATGCATTCCTTTTTGTATCAGATATATTGTTTGATTTTGTGGCTATGTGATTatgctttaattttaaattgggcaaactgtaaataaaagaaattatggTCTTAAGTTTTGTGCATCGTAGTTCTCTTTCTGATTAAAGTCTTCAACATTGTGGCATAACTTAAGTAGGGTGACTAAATTGAAAATGCCTCTATTCACCAGTTGtgctgaagaagaaaatgcaCATAACTTTTTATAATATCTGTTTTTTATTAGGGACATCACAAATAAACAGCATTGTGGCATCCCACTTGTCACCCTCTCCCAATTTGTGTAAGAGCTActaatcatcactctctgaagATTATTCTGTAACCAAGTGTGTATCCACAAGATAGTcgtatccagcccacacctagttagcttgctaatcagaatataatggggcactttatcaaaggctttgctgaagtcaagatttattatgtctacaacattcccactgtctaccagggaggttaccaaATCAAAAATTGAAACaagattaatctggcaggattATTTCTTTACAAATCAGTGTTGGCTTTGAAgtattactgcattattttgaAGGTCTTTGCAGGGTGAACAGTTtacaatctgctccagaattttcccagggattgatatcaggctgactggtctgtagttcctggGTTCCTCCATTTTACCCTTTTTGAGGATGGGGCAAATGTTAGTTAGCTCTCCTCCAAGCATCTGGAACTTTACCTATCCTcaggatttcaagaaaataatagacaatggttctgagagttcttgagccagaagaactctcagaacaatTGAAGCCAGTtgcttcaatactcttggatacaGTTCATTGGGGCTTGGAGATTTGAACTTCTTCAatgtaataaggtattccttgtaATATTCCAATATATTACAATTCCAATGTAATAAGGTATTCCAGAGtgctggcctctgaagatgccggccacagagactggtgaaatgttaggaagaacaaccttcagaacatggccaaagagcccgaaaaacccacaacaaccattattccttgactatttgtttatcagtctcaagctttggtcctgtcccctccactcatacttcacatttgcctgcagGGTCATAGActtttgagaaaagactgagctaaagtagGATTTGAGCACTCCTGCCTTATTGTCATCTTTTATCACTTTTCCATCCCctttgagtagctgagccactatttcttttctctgtcttttgacATGTACAGTGATGTGAAAAAGTATACCCTCTTTGAATACTATAGTTGTATGTAGCAGGAGGACATAATATCATCTGCTCTTTTgcgggtctgaaaattaggtacatacagcctcagatgaacagcaacacataacatattacactgtgtcatgatttatttaacaaaagcaAAGTCAAAatagagaagccatgtgtgaaaaacaaagtacgatacccttactgcttccataggaattatgAGGCTAAGTAGCAGTCAGGCACTGCTAACCAAATGCTCTTGACTAATTGATAATCAGCAAATCTGATCAGCTCAATAACTGAAGTTTTAACTGTTTGATGGACTAGAGcaggtgtgtgttaacataatgccaaggaggaaacacatcagcaatgatagagaagcaattgttccTGCCTAtgaatctgggaagggttataaggccatttccaaacaatttaaagtccatctttCCACAGTGATGAGGATTATTCACAAATGCAAAACATTCAAGATAGCTGCCAATTTTCCCAGGAATGGCTGTCCAagaaaattcaccccaaggtcagaccatgtAATGCTCAAAGAATttgtaaaaacaaaccaaccaagagttacatctcagactctacaagcttcagttagcatgttaaatgttaaagctCATGGCATTACAATTAGAAAAAGGCTTTACAAGTATGGTTTgcttggaagggttgccaggagaaagcttcttctctctaaaaagaccATGGCATCATGGCtcaggtttgcaaagttgcatctggataAACcataagacttctggaacaatgtcctttgggcagacaagaccaaagtggagaagTTTGaccataatgcacagcaccatgtttggcaaaaatcaaacacagcatatcatcacaaacactttatACCAACTTTCAAGCATGGTGGCGGAGGAGTGGTGATTTggacttgttttgcagccacaggacctgggcaccttgcagtcactgAGCTCACCATTAACTCTGCCGTatatcaaagtattctagagtcaaatgtgaaaTCATTTGTCTTGACAGCGAAAGCTTGTCCAAATTTGGGTCAGGCAGCAGgccaatgatcccaagcacaccagcaaatctacaacagaatggttgtaaaagaaaagaatcaaagtgTTGTAATGGCCCcatcaaagtccagacctcaacccgacTGAAATGTTGTGGTGGGACCTGACaaaagctgtgcataaacaaatgcctgcaaacctcaatgaacagaagcaacattgtaaagaagagagGGCCAAAACTCCTCCAAAATGATgtgagactgataaagtcatacagaaaatgattaagttattgctgctaaaggtggttctacaagcttcTGTGAAAGTCAATGTGGTGCCGTCATAAGGTGTTCAGGAGTGTTGGGAGGGGGAAGGATTGGGCTCCAGGAACATAGGACAGAGCACTTTTGTCCTGCTCCCAGTTTCTAACCAAATTAAACTTCAATGAGTTCTATCTAACATGGTCATtggttgtgggggaggggaagtaaCCTGAGAAAGACTGCTACTGTAATCACAAGACAATGGAATCATTGAGGAAGAAACATGCCTATTGCAGAGAGAACAAGGTAGCTTTATTAACcaagagaggaagtggaaggTCCTACATATTTAATATTTGCTTCAGTGTTTAAACAAGGACCTGGAATAAACTGCCTAGTCTGGAGTAAACAGCAATATACATGTGGCTCTTAATTTTTTAGGGTTATCTGTTTTTATCTGGACAGTATTGTCTTAGGAAGTCTCTTTGCAATGATCCTATTTAATGCTAGaggcttgctttcttcttccaaCACACTTTAGCAACAGAGTTAGATATAAGATAACTGGGAACTGATGATTAGAAGTGCAAGTAACCTTCTAGGGACCCTTCATCAGCTAAAAGAATAGCTAAATGAATACAGCTTTGTGTGTTCAGTTTTCAGATTGTATAGAAATATTAGTTGATAAAACACCTGTTTAGCTTACAGTACAGTTCCATGAAACCTTGTCTAAGAGATACAGAATTGGATGTTTCATCTGCAGCTGTTGAACATGTCCATCAAAAGAATTAGATATGCCAGTCTGACAGGAAAACTGGCTCCATGACCCTAAAATGCTAACAGATACGTCAAAAGTGATGCCatcttaaaataaatgttattcaTAGATCAATTCCAAGAAATAAAATTTATCTTATGTCTTTTATTCTAAAAGAACATAGGGTTCTATGTCATCTTAGAGACTCACAAATTTATTAGGCCACAGGCTTTTGTGGCATACCTTTCATGACCTTATAAATTTGATGGGCCAGACTCCTGCttgctcactccccccccccacatagccaCCCTTTGACCACACAGTTGGAATTTCCCAAAATTACCACCTGCCCACCTCCATAATGCAGCAACATCTTATGGCTAGCTTAGGGGTACTTGGGGCCA
The Pogona vitticeps strain Pit_001003342236 chromosome 1, PviZW2.1, whole genome shotgun sequence genome window above contains:
- the CD24 gene encoding signal transducer CD24 translates to MGTALTTRLGLGLLLLALLLPTQTSQNTTTAAPTLKDNSSSTSLPLTTLNITTSTKAHGNSLQSTAGLFIFSISLLYIC